In Gossypium arboreum isolate Shixiya-1 chromosome 3, ASM2569848v2, whole genome shotgun sequence, the sequence GGGCATGTGAgtagaccgtgtgtcccctgcatctaaaatttGGCAAACAGAATGCTTAGGTACGGCCATACGGGCAAAGaaacaggcatgtgtctcagccatgtgaagtaCACGGCCACAGTACACAGACATGTACCTAGCCGTGTGAAAATTGCACTAGAttcgaattgaaaataaatccacacgggctaagcacacgggcgtgtgtcttggccgtgtgaaactagTTTCTTCATAAGTAATAAGTCAGAGAAATACATGGGtaaaggacacgggtgtgttctaatcgtgtgagtcacacggggtgACAACACGGACATGTCCcgaaaccacacgggcgtgtggtactgttcattaagggaaattttaaaaattttatgaaaaattttataagcatCCGAATAGATTCCGATTTATTTCTAACATCTTCATTGGTCCCCGAATGTCCGTTTAAGAGTCAATAAGGTATATTACTGAACTATacaatgtttaattttatttgattcgTGTTATAAACTGTAGTGACCGGTAATACTTCGTAATCCTATTCTGATGTCGGaaaagggttagggggtgttacatatttttttttttacacaatgTTTAAAACTAGGTATAGTCCCTCCCCAATCCATAAATCGGAAGATAATGTACTTCAGTGTACTCGAATTCACATCTTTATGTATTAACAACAATGcccatttaaattaaattaagacCCAATCGATGACTTATTACCaatcataaaattaaaagaaaatagataatataaaatGTTATATTAAAGAAGTTACAACATAATAATTGATGTGGATAAAAAAAGCATAatctatatattatataaaattagcTCCTATGAAGAGTTAATATAGGTATTTTAGGtggtataaaaaattaataaggcTATTTTTGGTAGTATAAAATTAATAAGGATAATTTAGACATTAAAAGTTAACAAAGTCAATTTAagtattttgtaaaaaaaaattactctgaaatttttatgagttttatttatttttaattttaaaatattgtgcaattttaattttattgtattattttattttcaagattCATCGTTGAAAGTGTAAAATATTggagaaatatattttttaataaaattatttcttCCCAAATGATTATATGAATTTGAGTTATGATTCTACTTTCCTAACGCATGCGAATCAACAAATTTCTTTCTTATTTGAATTTGAGTTTCACCTTAATTGGATTTTGATATAATTtggtatattttaaaattttatatctcattgtTTGTTTTTAGAAATAGTTTACAGTCGCTTCTCTTTAAAGAATgcataaattttagttttaaacaAATTAAGTTATCATACGATGAATATAACATTCCACCAAccgtttaatttttatttgtttttcaagttaaataaatgaatataaacaaaatttaaaatttatttattaaataaattgaacACAAACAAGGTTTATTATGTTCATTTATATTCATGCATAagtttatttatgttaatttaaaactcatttattgtttaattattatattaataaatttattatttgtgtgcttattttacttatttatattatatattgatatttgattattttacatctaaaaatatatatgcttatttatttattgtttattatttataGAGATTGTTCATAAATATGTTCATAAATATGTTCAATTATATGTTTGTTTAGCTTAAAACGAACGAAAATAAACACACATAATTTTAGATAAATGAACATAAATAAATCacaaacaaatttaaaatgaACAAACGAATATGAACGTAGATTCGTTCATTCAAACTCGGTTAATTTACATCCTATTTCTAATATGATAATTGtggtttttttttgtcaaatgtaatacttatatttaacaaaAGTTTAACATTTTTTACCTGAAAATActgtatttttaatatttaattcatatttaaaattaatttggtaaAACTTCatcattaattaatatattattgatagttattgattatttttatttacttgaaaAAATAACTTATTAGAAATATTCAAGAAAAAACACTTAaactttattaaataatattcaaaacccgtgaaataaaattcattttattaaaataaagtataaaATTCATATAGAAGAATTAAAACCAATCTAATCCGAGCTAAATTATCATAGATAATTCAAATCGCTTAATCAAAACGAATTGAACTCACCCTATAAAGAAAACCCAATATTAAACATTTATGTAAATTTGTTGACTTGAAAAAAGTAATTACatgtataaaattaataaaaatcactaattcaacaatttatacctaataaattaaaaaaatcaataaactGTTCACTTGATCAACTTTTAACCTAATGACAAATTAATCTAACTTTTGAAATTTTGTAAAACATAAGCATGAAATtgagaattaaataaaaaatggtGGTAAAAAGTTAATTTAAGAAAGAAAAGGGGGTTTTATgtaaattcaattatttaaaGCATGTTGTAAATATAACATAGCAACTAGGGTTCCAGTCTCTTCAGTGACCAAGCAGCAGCAGCCGCAGTGCAGGAGTCTCCCAACGCAGGTCACCTTTCTCTCTGATATCTgatctctccctttttttttttctcattcatCTTCTGTTTGCTTACTTCTATATAGGAATTCCGGAGGAAcgttaaaaggaaaataaaaacttAGCTTTTTCTGTAGGAAAAAAAATTGCTGTCTCTTTGAAACTCTTAGTCATTTGATTTTAATTGTTATCTTTATATacatcaaaatgaaaaaaataacatGGGTTTgattagattttattttatttttgttttgttttgggtggtgaaggagggGAAGAATGTCTCACAGGAAGTTTGAGCACCCAAGGCATGGTTCCCTTGGATTTCTTCCAAGGAAGCGAGCTTCTCGTCACAGAGGAAAAGGTATATTGTATTCTTTTTCATTTTGACAGTTTAATAATGAATACTGTAATTATCCTGCAATATTATCTTTGATAACCTCCTATGTTGAACTATGTTATTCGGACTTGGGGTGATATGGTTACGGGCTTGGATACTATATGTTTTTGGTATGGATATGTTGGAGTATGATGATGTTGTTTTTGATTCGTGCAGTGAAGGCATTCCCAAAGGATGATCCAAGCAAACCATGCAAGCTTACTGCCTTTTTAGGGTACAAGGCTGGTATGACACACATTGTCAGGGAGGTCGAAAAACCCGGATCTAGTAAGTTCATTTTTGATTAAGATAACTCCCATTTTCATCTgtattcttgagctaaatttatgtCCTTTAATTTTGTATAGAGCTTCACAAGAAGGAGACTTGTGAAGCTGTTACAATCATTGAAACTCCTCCTATGGTTATTGTTGGAGTTGTTGGGTATGTGAAGACACCACGTGGTCTCCGCTCATTGAACACCGTCTGGGCTCAGCATTTGAGCGAGGAGGTTAAACGTAGGTTCTATAAGCATTGGTGCAAGTCCAAGAAGAAGGCTTTCACCAAGTACTCAAAGCAGTATGAGAGCGAAGAAGGGAAGAAGAGTATAGATGCTCAGCTTGAAAAGATGAAGAAATATGCCACTGTTATTAGGGTCTTGGCCCACACCCAGGTTCATGAGTTTTTTGTTTCACTGGAATTAATTTGTTATAAATGTTTCAAGGTGGACAAAATTTGCTTACAAAGTGCATTTACAGATTAGGAAAATGAAGGGATTGAAGCAGAAGAAGGCACACCTAATGGAGATCCAAGTCAATGGTGGAACGATCGCTGACAAGGTTGATTTTGCATACAAGTTCTTTGAGAAACAAGTCCCCATTGATGCTGTTTTCCAGAAGGATGAAATGATTGATATCATCGGTGTTACAAAGGGTAAAGGCTACGAAGGTGTTGTCACTCGTTGGGGTGTCACACGTCTGCCCCGTAAGACCCACAGAGGTCTGCGTAAGGTTGCTTGTATTGGTGCCTGGCATCCTGCTAGAGTCTCGTTTACCGTTGCCAGGGCAGGTCAGAACGGATACCATCACCGTACCGAGATGAACAAGAAGGTTTACAGAGTTGGCAAGGTTGGTGATGAGACTCACTCTGCTATAACAGACTATGACAGGTTAGTACATTTGTCTAATTCCATCTGATTCAAAGTTGTTTTCAATATCTTTGTATGGAATGTTTCAATGTTTTCCGTTCGGATTTGCTCGATATAATTGCTGAATGTGTTGATGGTGTTTGTTTTTAATCAGGACTGAGAAAGATATCACCCCCATAGGTGGCTTCCCTCACTATGGTGTTGTGAAGAGTGATTACTTGATGATCAAAGGAGGCTGTGTTGGACCTAAGAAGAGGGTGGTTACGCTTCGCCAGTCTCTGATTAACCAGACATCTCGTGTGGCTCTCGAGGAAATCAAACTCAAGTTCATCGACACCTCCTCGAAGTTTGGGCACGGACGGTTCCAGACAACACAGGAGAAACAGAAATTCTATGGTCGGCTCAAGGCATAATCTTGGAAAAACCGGTCGGAAATTCATGGTTGAATTTTGTTTTGCTTTTTATCAATTTGATGAATGTTTGAATTTGCTGAGTTGGTTCAGTTTTTGCGTTATAGATTGTTCCGAGCTTTGAACCAAATATACCCAATATCGTACTTGTTTTAATTTGCCTGTTTGCACTTCGATCAGAAATTAGAATTGTTTTTTTTAGGTAAAATAGGATTGCTTGTGAACTCGAACACTGGAGTATTAACAAGTAATCAACCATCTAAACCAACCTATCTTGGAAATGAGGGTCTTGAATGACACATTAAATCCAATTTAATATTAAGAATTAAAGTAAATATAAACAATGAGTAGGCTCAAGGTTATAGAAAATAGGCAATCAAATGTTATTTTAGGGAAAAACAATAGCTTTGATGTGTATTTTAGTCTTTAAACTTGGTAATCAATTAAACGTGTCAGGTTTAAAAAATTCATACAAACTAGTAAAACTCCAAAATTAAGGTTGTTTAATCTAGTTGATGAGCATGACTTCTACGAGATCTCTTATTAGATCTTCTATATGCTAGATGTTTCGAGTTTTAGTCTTTCTATTCCTTGCATTTTAGCAGTTGTCGTGCATTTGCTTCTATGAGTTTAAATTTTTTCGAGACATTTTCAATCAATAATTTCATCATGGATAAATAGGAAATAAAACCTGATAATAGTAGGCTTGCTACGGCTACATAGTAAACGAAATTAAATTGGAGACAATATTAGACTTGTTGGAGTATGTTTTATAAGGAAAATTTGTCTTTCAACTCTATCGAAAATCTAATTACCTAAGCACGTAGCCAGTTCATAAAGCAAGAGTACCTTATCCGGTACTTATCTAGTACATAAAAAGGCAAACCTATGTAAAGAGAGGGGTTATAATTGCCCCCAGTTGAAAAGGGGGTTACAAAATCACTATCCTTTAGATAAGATCGAGTGCTAGGTAGTGGTCCTTCTGCTAATTTGTAGCGGAGTTATTCTATTGGTGTAAGTGGAAGTCttctcaaatttcaaaatttataaccgATGACTTGATAACTTGATGACAAAGTGTCATTTGTGGAAACATGTGTTAACTATTACTTGATCCATGCACGTGATCAGAGTGGTAATGAAGCGTGGGATATATGGTAGTGTTTGATTGGTTGTTGCAATGATTACTTGTGAAAAATACATGAGAGTTACGCATATAACGAGTGTGAAGGAATTGGAATCTTCTATAAATAAGGGCCTTGTTCCATTATTCTACACTTCAAAAAAATTTCTAGCCATGTAAGGATTCTCTTGTTTTTAACTTATCATTCATCGTTTTTCTTTCTGTATCTTCTGCAATATTtattctctcttttttcttttttttttcctattgATAATTATTAGCTTTTACTAGTCTTGGTCTTATTATAATGTACTAGTGTAACGGGGCTAGATCTTTCATCTTGTGATCCGTGCGACCTTAGGCGATCTGTTTGTCCAAACTCGCCTAAGTCAACCTTTACTCAAGTAAGGATTCTTTAAGAACTCTTCCAAGGCACCAATTTGTATAGCGGAAGCAAACTATGCCAAAAGAAACTACAAAGAACAATAGAAAGCCATAAAAAGAATGCACACagagtgtttgagtaaatgctctctataTTCTCTTATttacaaagaataatgaaacaatgaatgaagtgagtacaaatgaggggaagactctctatttatagttgagctcctccAAAATCGACGGttaagattaaattacattgacGGACGAGATTAGCTTATCCATTGATTTTAGGGATTTACAAGATTACATCAAATCATATCaaatctaatctttacaagatatgattccctaTCAATCTTTAAAGATTAGTTCCCATACTTATTAAGATAgcctaagttgccatatcttCATTATTGGGCCAACCGAGCTTCAATTTGACAGGTTTTTCCTACAGCTTACTAAATCGGGCCAGTTCCACaggccaaatgatccccatctaaacAATAGACCTCCATTGGATGCATTTGGTGTGATGGTCACGGGCTTTAAACTTTGACCCATGACATTTTCCCCCACCCATTCTCGCAACGCCTTCGTCGCGACTTTGGAATGACACTGACTTGATTCGCCTCTGTCTCGTATCGACGCCTTAGCTTTTTTCTTCATTTAGAACTTTTGCCTCGATTTATGTCACTTCTTAACTCAAACCGTCCCATTTGTTTGTATATCTCTATGGCAAGAAGTCACGTCTTTCTCTTGCTTACATTCTAACTTGCCCCGAACAAAATCTTCTTGATTCACAATATTTGGCTTCGCTTTGCCCACAGTCTCTCGGCCTCCTTGCTCAAAAACTTTGAAAGGGCCCCTACGTTCTTCCCAAGTCAACAAGTTAGAATGCAAAACACTATCAGAGTGTTGAGAATGTACCTTCCTTATTGCATTTACTCGGGTCAACTATCCAACTTGCATCTCTACTTTCTCGAAGTGTGATACACACCCCACCTCTTTAATGGGTGGTAGTCCCTCCGACGTGTCAACAAAAATGAACCTCATTGATCCTAGCTTTAAGGTTTGCATTGCAACTTCTTTCTCTGAATTCGATGCTAAACTCACTTCTTCCATGAGTGAAAGCCTCGCCGAATGACTTGGCCAACTCCGTCGCTTTATTCGAATTGAGCCTCATTGGTCCCAGCTTCACTATTTTCATTACAAATTTTTCCCTTAAGTTCGATAACAGACTCACATCTTCCTCATGTGGAAGCCCATTCGATGACTCAACAAGCTCCGATGTTACCTTTTCTTTGACCATAACTGACTTGGATTGCTTTAGATAGTTCTGTAACTCATGTGGACCACGAAACAAGAAGTACTTTACTCGCTTCTTTTTGCTCCTCTTTTCCCTCTTGGCTTTGGCTTTTCCCTTGCTCGAACCAAGCTTCTTAGGCTCCTTGTTTGCCCCATCGTCTAATTCGATGACAGACTTCTTTAGACACTTCTGCAACCTATGCATACCATGACACAAGAAGCACTCCACTGGCTTCTTCTCACTTTCGGCCTCCCTGACTTCAACACCCCTAGCGCTCGAAAAGTCCTAATGCTTTACCTACCGGCTTCTCTTTCTTAAGAAGCGCGAATTTCTTCAGACTTTTCTTCAACATGTGTGGACTGTCGCAAAGAAAGAATTTCAACTTGTCCCTTTTTTCTGTTGGGTTTTTTCTCCCCAACTCGTAGTTTCTCATTACCACTATTGTCACTGTTGCCGTTTCCATCAACATCTTTCTTGTGATCTTTTTTACATACGCCCCTTTCCTTGGACTTGGAAGACCCAAGCTTGTCTTTCCCTAGACTAAGCTTGACCACGGACTCTGCTACTGTCATGGCTTCTGATAGCTTTTGGACACTTCTTTGTTCCAACTCCTATCTGACCCATAGCTTCATTTCAGTTTGAAAAGCAAGCAATGCTTCTTTCTCGGTCACATCTGAAACTTGGAGCATGAGTTCCTTTAACTTTCGAACGTATTCCCCCACTGTGCCCCGTTGCGGTAGTCATCGCAACTTTGCTCGAGCTACTTTCTCGgtaaattttgggtaaaattgTCCTTTCAATTCACATTGGAACTTTTGCGACTTCCCAATCTCACTTTGCCATTTATCTATGGACCTGCCTCGCCACCAAAAAGTGCAATCTTAGTAAGAAATATTGAAGTAGTGTTTACCTTAACCGTATCATCCGTGATGCCTTTGGCACGGAAGTAGTTTTCCATCTTCCACAAAAAATTATCCACATCGCATGCAAACCTTGTCCCTATGAACTCTTCCAGCTTTGGGACATCCTCGTAACTGAGTGCTACACTTGACACTCCTTTCTCCACGGCTGCTTGACACAAGGCCAATTTTCCCTCGAGTTTCTCTATTCTTGTATTCAAAGCCTTCGTCGTGGCCATTATTTCATCCTTTAAAGCCATCACCATGGTCTCGAGAGGATCGTTCCTCTCTTTTAGCTTATTCGTTTGAAAATCTAGTAACTCTTGTACATTGTCCCTATTGAAAGTGAGACACATGGTCACAAAGTCCCTAGACTACTCCCACAAGTCATCTATATGTTCACCAAGCGCATTGTGGGACTCTTTCATGTCCCCCATGAGCTCCTCAAGTTTATCTACGTGTTCCTCAACAGTCAACAACATCTCCCTAAAAGGGACTGATCTTTTGGCCCATTTTTGTTCAAACTCTTCTTTTGACATCACAATGGTGCCTTTGTAACCAATAACTCGGATACCACTTGTCATGGGACTAGATCATTTGTCTTGCAATCCAtgcggccttaggcgattcgTTCGTCCAAACTTGcctaagtcagcctttactcAAGTGAGGATTTCTTAAGAACTCTCCAAGGTACCAATTTATATAGCGGTAGCAAACTATGCCAAAAGAAGCCACAAAGAACAACAGAAGGTCACAGAAAGAACGTACACAAAGTGTTTAAGTAAATGCTCTCTATATtatcttattcacaaagaataatgaaacaatgaatggagtgagtacaaatgtgggagaggctctctatttatagttgagctctccAAAATCGACGGTCAAGGTTAAATTACATCGACGGATGAGATTAGCCTATCCTTTGATTTTAAGGATTTACAAGACTACATCAAATCATATCAAATCTAATCTTTAAAAGATATGATTCCCTATCAATATTTAAAGATTATAGGGCTTTAATCTGACAGGCTTCTCCAACAGCTTACTGAATCGGGCCAATTCTTGCAGGCCAAATGATCCCCATATAAACAATAGACTTCCATTGAGTGCATTTGGTGTGATGGCCACGGGCTTTGAACTTTAACCTGTGACACTAGGTGAGACTCTTTCTTTTCATTTAACCCTCATCTTTTTGTGTTTTCTAAGAGTGGTGGAAGGGTTTGTCAATAAGTTAGTAGACTATGGCCATTGTCTTTACCAAAGTTGGAAGTACAAAAGTTTAAAAGGTGTAAGATAAGGGGAATAAAGGGAAATGAAGAGTTTGGACTTGGAGGACCTAATgaaggtattttttttttttttacttccttTTACCATTTTGTTTATTTGAAGGCAAGCTACTCTTGTCTTGTTAGATTTCTCAGTCGGGAGTGAATTTAAAAAAGTGTTCAAAACTTCTATCATAAGCTTTAAAAATGATAGTAATTGTTCTTGTCATGGAGGTAAATTTTGGCCTTTTAGTGACAGAATTGATAAGAGTCTCCTACAAAAAAGTTGCACATAGTTTGAAGGGCTAATGCCCTTCAAAAAGACAATAGAAAGTTGTTGGGAGGAATGATGTTGAGGTTGAAATTGCGCAACCCAACAGAGGTGCTGATAAAAAAGTGATGAAACCTTCTTATGGTGTTTCACCATTGGTTCTTTTGAGTGGGGTTACTACATTCGTTGCTGTTGTTATTCTAGTTATTACCTCCACTACATCAACTCTTATTGTTATCTAAATTCCAACTTCAACTTCAATTGCATTGTTACCTTCATCTTTATCAACAATCCTTTCACCTCCCGCTTCTACTCCAACTTGTTTGAGTGAAACACTGTCAGAAAAATCTGATCTGAAAACGGATTTTTTACAcagcgaaaaattaaaaatttgaaaatctactcattttattatatttataacaaTATACCTTATACTGAAATTGTACCTAAGTTTTCAAATAAGCGGATCCTTGATGTTTTTCGGCTTTTAACCAAAAGATTTTCACCGCTATTCTCGTGCCATGAACTGTTTCAAGTGTGTGATCGAATAAATTAAATCAAAACGCAAGACTaaaaaaaatttttcttttctttttaaggtgaaaacgaaaattctctCCTCTTTAATAGAAATCAGTAAAATTGTTATtctgaaaaaatatatttaatagttaaatataatttttctatttttcggCAAAGTAACAAACTTTCAAAGTTGTGTTAATAGCTCTactggtgccatctatttatatgaAGAGAAAGTATaacccttgttgaattgtagtggtttatttcaaaaaaaaaaaaaaaaccaacaacaacaacaacaacaacttcCTACTTATAGTGAAAATATGGTAGACAATAcaccctagtattcctactagggttgtCGTCCCCTTCATGTTATATGAGGGGACTTTGGGCCTCTCTCCTATCGAGTTTAATTACAAGTATTTCCAGGACTTCAACCCAGTACTTTGGACCACTCtgattttgtttttctatttcccaaaataaacttcatatatttatattaaattattttcttatcCCAATTTTACATTTGGCAAATTATGACGATTTGAccctgtaatgccccaattttcgggaattctatgaatgttggcataggtttaattatgttagtgggcctctagaaggcccacgcttaagatagaacccggcaattttagttaattttcgttccataagaaaaagggggtgaaattatgaaatagaacctatgtgaaaatgtttgaaaatgctataggctaaattgaagtggccaaataaataggagtgcaaaataggaggatttgcatgacaaacctcccattttacatgaagtggccagccatcatgttgttgtagacaatatgagcacttgatatccataattcatggtacaaattgataatgggttaggtaaatgttccatgataatggattaggtaaatattccatgataatgggttaggtaaatgttccatgataatggtttaggtaaatgttccatgatgggcatttcatgtcttttgtattaaagaattaaatggatgaaatatgaaattttattaaaagaaaaaggggtgaaaagaacaaagttttgtccatctttgttcatcatagcctaaagttagagaagagaaaggagaggagaaagctcttgaatgttcgatcacttggggaagaaaattgaaggtaagttcatggtagtttgcttctatcttgatgttcatgagttcttcttgattctaccttaagtcttgaagcatattttggtttttggttgtgttgtgagcatttggtcatgaattaaaatgaaggaaatggttgttgtttcatgttcttttgatgaaaaatggaagataggtgaagttgagccaaacaaatgagcatgcatgtgccttagatgctaaggggaaaaatcagctaacatgttgtgctttaaaatgatgaaatggagactatacttaagtaaactcatagatatgtgatgattgattggtgatatacatgtttaaataacatgcatgcaagttatgtgtgaaagaatttggtaataaatctgcttgggacagcagcagtaacgtgactttggaaaatcaccataaattgtgagagatgagttagaaggtgaataaattatgtaattaaatattaatgagtctagtttcaaatgaaataaacgagaacatattttgaattctgtacaatgagaaatttgaattgtaatgaagagtggtcagattagtcaaatagtgaaacatgggaaactttaagaaaaatctggtattgattggccaaaccaaaaattctgaaaattttatggatagaagatatatgagtctattttgagagaaaattaacggcacttgatttggagtttcgtagctccagttataaatgatttagtgactgttgctcaggaagacagcttgcagtgaaattatgattatgtggtaaacattgacaaaaatttgttaatgagttgcttattgatttcttataagcttactatgatctataggtgtagttggccgaatattgtaaggggttaatacgtagcttgtatttgaatagttagattaacgtgttagtaatccaattgtacgcggttcgtgtgtggatctcgtcgagatatcgtcgcaaatgtgtgtaatcgacaccctctcatagactagattggcaaaagcgaaaagccgaaatcttgaaaagtcggtattttgggaatttatgagtgtctgaatgctcgcaagatagttgggtttgtatatttggtaatctaaagtaataaactgcgatgctgcgtgatttcgtacattttgataatttgggcttaatgggccaaagattgggttcatgggccaacgggcccaattcggtaagtatgcgcggtaagtgttctgatagtacgtaaataatTAGGATAtgtatgaaaaccctaaaagcagctaaattactataatacccctatgtaggaaaattactgttatacccctaggtgcaaaattaccattatacctctagggttatttttgactgaaaagcatgacgatctgattctgtatgatgtatgccatgattatatatctgttgcatggggacatgggttatattatggaggaagcgtcacggtggctatgccacaattatcgatctggtggctcgccacatatatctgatacggtggctatgccacgattatccGATCTGGtagctcgccacatatatctattcggtggctcgccacaatattcagatctggtgacttcgtcacaatatccgcgacctcattgtgatttacgtggtgtg encodes:
- the LOC108489600 gene encoding 60S ribosomal protein L3 — translated: MSHRKFEHPRHGSLGFLPRKRASRHRGKVKAFPKDDPSKPCKLTAFLGYKAGMTHIVREVEKPGSKLHKKETCEAVTIIETPPMVIVGVVGYVKTPRGLRSLNTVWAQHLSEEVKRRFYKHWCKSKKKAFTKYSKQYESEEGKKSIDAQLEKMKKYATVIRVLAHTQIRKMKGLKQKKAHLMEIQVNGGTIADKVDFAYKFFEKQVPIDAVFQKDEMIDIIGVTKGKGYEGVVTRWGVTRLPRKTHRGLRKVACIGAWHPARVSFTVARAGQNGYHHRTEMNKKVYRVGKVGDETHSAITDYDRTEKDITPIGGFPHYGVVKSDYLMIKGGCVGPKKRVVTLRQSLINQTSRVALEEIKLKFIDTSSKFGHGRFQTTQEKQKFYGRLKA